A window from Leifsonia shinshuensis encodes these proteins:
- a CDS encoding DUF4307 domain-containing protein, which produces MTATPTLDTRYGRTPQRKRRDRWLLVGGLVALVAVVTAWVFWAGWDNDQANLEATDTAYTIPDDHHVDISFTINAPVGTPVTCAIQALNEDFAIVGWRIVQYSGSDQRVTAHTESIRTIMKPNTGLINSCWLT; this is translated from the coding sequence ATGACGGCGACCCCGACCCTCGACACCCGCTACGGCCGTACCCCGCAGCGCAAGCGGCGCGACCGCTGGCTGCTCGTGGGCGGTCTCGTGGCACTCGTCGCCGTCGTCACCGCCTGGGTGTTCTGGGCCGGCTGGGACAACGACCAGGCGAACCTCGAGGCCACCGACACCGCGTACACCATCCCCGACGACCACCATGTCGACATCTCGTTCACCATCAACGCCCCCGTCGGGACGCCGGTGACCTGCGCGATCCAGGCGCTCAACGAGGACTTCGCGATCGTCGGCTGGCGCATCGTCCAGTACTCCGGATCGGACCAGCGCGTGACCGCGCACACCGAGTCCATCCGCACGATCATGAAGCCCAACACGGGTTTGATCAACAGCTGCTGGCTGACCTAG